In Gammaproteobacteria bacterium, the genomic window GCGGCGGAACTCATCACCCAGGTGAGAAAGAGCGTAACTATTGACTGGACGCTGCGGGAAGGTGCGCGGGCAAAAATTCGGGTGATGGTAAAACGCATTCTGAATAAATACGGCTATCCGCCAGACCTTCAGGAAAAGGCAGCGCAAACCGTTCTTGCACAGGCGGAGTTACTTTGTGCAAATTGGACAAGTTAGCAATTAATATTGCTCTTGACGTAATGAAACGATAGGAAGCTAATCTCTACATCTTGCAGGATTAAAATTCAATGGCGAAAAATAAATTAAGCAAAAATAATAACGAAGGGTCTGCAAATCTCGGATTTGAGGCTAAACTTTGGCTCGCAGCCGATAAGCTCCGCAATAACATGGATGCGGCGGAATACAAACACGTTGTTCTCGGCCTTATCTTCCTGAAATACATCTCGGATACTTTCGAGGAACACCGCGCAACGCTAATTGCCGGTCAGGGTGAGTATGAAGGTGCAAATCCAGAAGACCCGGACGAATACAGAGCCGAGAATGTCTTTTGGGTGCCGACGGTTGCCCGCTGGCCTCACCTCCAAGCTAACGCCAAGCAGCCAACTATTGGCAAGCTCGTTGATGACGCCATGGTTGCCATTGAGAGCGACAACCCGCGACTCAAAGGGGTTCTGCCCAAAGACTACGCCCGCCCTGGCTTGGACAAGCAGCGTCTTGGCGAACTCATTGATTTGATTGCAACGATTGTCCTGACCGCCGCCAATGAAGGCGAGAAGACCCACCGCTCAGTCGATCTCCTTGGTCGTGTGTATGAGTATTTCCTAACCCGTTTTGCCAGCGCCGAGGGCAAAAACGGCGGCCAGTTCTACACGCCGTCCTGTGTCGTGCGCTGCCTGGTCGAGATGCTCGGCCCCTACAAAGGCCGTATCTACGACCCCTGCTGTGGCTCGGGCGGCATGTTTGTTCAGTCGGAAAAGTTCGTGGAGGCCCACGGGGGCAAAATCGGCGATATCGCTATTTATGGCCAAGAAAGTAACTCCACCACTCGCCGCCTGGCCATTATGAATCTGGCCATTCGTGGCATTGAGGCCGACTTCGGCCCCGAACACGCCGATACCTTCCGCCACGATCTTCATCCCGATCTGCGCGCCGATTATGTCCTTGCCAATCCTCCTTTCAACGACTCCGACTGGTTCCGCAAGGACGACGATGTACGCTGGCAATTCGGTGTTCCGCCCAAGGGCAACGCCAACTTCGCCTGGGTGCAGCACTTCATCCACCACCTTGCGCCCGCAGGCATAGCCGGCTTCGTCCTTGCCAATGGCAGCATGTCCTCCAACCAGTCCGGTGAAGGCGACATCCGCAAAGCGCTCATTGAGGCCGATCTGGTCGATTGCATGGTCGCGCTCCCCGGCCAGCTTTTTTATTCCACGCAAATTCCCGTTTGTCTTTGGTTTGTAGCGAAGAACAAAACCGCCGACGCGAAACGCAATTTCCGTGACCGTCGTCAACAGACGCTATTCATCGATGCCCGCAAACTTGGCACATTAATGGATCGCGTCCATCGTGAATTGACCGACGCCGATCTGGAAAAAATCACCACCACTTATCATCATTGGCGCGGAGAACAAGTCGCGGGCCAATACTTGGATATTCCAGGCTTTTGTAAGTCCGCCACTACTGCTGAAATCGCCACGCATGGATTCGTCCTCACGCCGGGTCGTTATGTGGGCGCGGAAGAAATCGAAGATGACGGAGAACTCTTTGAAGAAAAAATGGCGCGGTTAGTGGCGGAGTTAACCGGACAATTTGCTGAATCCGCAAAATTGGAGAAACAAATTAAACAAAATTTTATGCAATTGGGATTCATTCAATCACAAATACCACAATCACAAATACCATGAACTTGAATACCGATCACCTCAAACGCTGTATTGATACCTTGCACTCGTCGCTTTTGTGTTATGAGCAGGCTGCATCGGACAGCATCCATCAGGAGATTTTCCGCAATGCTATTGTCAAGGGTTACGAATTAACGCAAGAAATCAGCTTCAAGCTTTTAAAGAAATCGCTACGTGATTACGGACATAGTGCAAAAAAATTGGATGCCACACCCATCAAGGAATTGTTACGCCTGGCTGCCACGCACGGATTCATGACGCTGGAGGAAGTCGAGCGCTGGTTCGTCTATCGTGATAATCGCAATAACACCGCCCATGACTACGGCGAAAACTTCGCCATGCAAACGTTACGCTTGATCCCTAATTTTATTAATGACGTAACGCGGCTCGAATCTCTATTGCGCCTCCGCTACAGCGCAGGAAATGACAATGGCTGAACGGGCGCTGGAACAATTAGATATGCAACCTCGGCATTTGGCGTTATTACGCGAATTGTTGCGTCAGCATCTGCCGCACACAGAAATATGGGCCTACGGCAGCCGTGTTAATGGCGACGGGCACGAAGCCAGCGATCTTGATTTGGTTGTACGTCATCCCGCCGACTTAAAACAGGAAACGCCCGCCTTGTGGGAAATGAAAGATATTTTGGTGGAAAGTAATCTGCCGATTCGTGTAGACCTAGTTGATTGGGCGCAGATTCCGGCTAGTTTTCATCGTGAGATTGAGCGGGCCTATGTGGTGGTGCAGCAGTAGGAGGAAGAATATGTATCAAGATTTGCTCCGTGATTTTATGAATAAGCAAAATTTAGGTGGTAAGGCGTGGGAACATGCTTTTATCATCGATCTTCTAAATAAATATCCTATTCAGGATTGCTCCATTCATTGTTTCCATTACCAACAGATGTTGGAATGCTTGTTTAAGCATATTTTAGAAACGAAAACCGAACTCACTCTTTATTCTAAAACGCACGATTTGAATAAATTGTTAGAGCAAGTCATTAGTTCGACTGCGTTC contains:
- a CDS encoding conserved hypothetical protein (Evidence 4 : Unknown function but conserved in other organisms), encoding MYQDLLRDFMNKQNLGGKAWEHAFIIDLLNKYPIQDCSIHCFHYQQMLECLFKHILETKTELTLYSKTHDLNKLLEQVISSTAFKTDKSKYRGDLIGITVCAAEYRYNFDINCKTYFEMVSVCDNLLNELIIFEKS
- a CDS encoding hypothetical protein (Evidence 5 : Unknown function), translating into MEDDKLKVIAAELITQVRKSVTIDWTLREGARAKIRVMVKRILNKYGYPPDLQEKAAQTVLAQAELLCANWTS
- a CDS encoding putative type I restriction enzyme HindVIIP M protein (Evidence 3 : Putative function from multiple computational evidences), with product MAKNKLSKNNNEGSANLGFEAKLWLAADKLRNNMDAAEYKHVVLGLIFLKYISDTFEEHRATLIAGQGEYEGANPEDPDEYRAENVFWVPTVARWPHLQANAKQPTIGKLVDDAMVAIESDNPRLKGVLPKDYARPGLDKQRLGELIDLIATIVLTAANEGEKTHRSVDLLGRVYEYFLTRFASAEGKNGGQFYTPSCVVRCLVEMLGPYKGRIYDPCCGSGGMFVQSEKFVEAHGGKIGDIAIYGQESNSTTRRLAIMNLAIRGIEADFGPEHADTFRHDLHPDLRADYVLANPPFNDSDWFRKDDDVRWQFGVPPKGNANFAWVQHFIHHLAPAGIAGFVLANGSMSSNQSGEGDIRKALIEADLVDCMVALPGQLFYSTQIPVCLWFVAKNKTADAKRNFRDRRQQTLFIDARKLGTLMDRVHRELTDADLEKITTTYHHWRGEQVAGQYLDIPGFCKSATTAEIATHGFVLTPGRYVGAEEIEDDGELFEEKMARLVAELTGQFAESAKLEKQIKQNFMQLGFIQSQIPQSQIP
- a CDS encoding Nucleotidyltransferase produces the protein MNLNTDHLKRCIDTLHSSLLCYEQAASDSIHQEIFRNAIVKGYELTQEISFKLLKKSLRDYGHSAKKLDATPIKELLRLAATHGFMTLEEVERWFVYRDNRNNTAHDYGENFAMQTLRLIPNFINDVTRLESLLRLRYSAGNDNG
- a CDS encoding NTP_transf_2 domain-containing protein, with product MAERALEQLDMQPRHLALLRELLRQHLPHTEIWAYGSRVNGDGHEASDLDLVVRHPADLKQETPALWEMKDILVESNLPIRVDLVDWAQIPASFHREIERAYVVVQQ